A region of Flavobacterium album DNA encodes the following proteins:
- a CDS encoding GLPGLI family protein: MKNIIYFFAAALSMLTVKAQDFQGVATYESKTSMEDMKKFSGNNKEITPEMQKMIEERLKPMFEKTFTLTFDRTASTYEEEEKLGAPGDQMAQGFKMMGSLFGGGGKHYKNVKAKTMLQEKDIFGKEFLVSDSLPSIKWVMGSESKKIGNYTCYKATAVVPVDKSNMMNYRPKKGAEEELKKKSEDEMKKTNFMDMVEMPTERTITAWYTPEIPVNQGPANYWGLPGLILEVSDDKTVLLCSKVVLNPKEKSEIKAPKKGEKVTQAEFAEIMAKKMQEMQEMGGGPGSGRRRFGG; this comes from the coding sequence ATGAAAAATATAATTTACTTTTTTGCGGCAGCGCTATCGATGCTCACGGTAAAAGCCCAGGATTTCCAGGGAGTTGCAACCTATGAATCCAAGACCAGTATGGAAGACATGAAGAAATTCAGTGGCAACAACAAGGAAATCACTCCCGAGATGCAAAAGATGATCGAGGAGCGACTGAAGCCCATGTTCGAAAAAACATTCACCCTTACATTCGACCGTACTGCTTCTACGTATGAAGAAGAGGAAAAGCTGGGTGCTCCCGGCGACCAAATGGCACAGGGATTCAAAATGATGGGCTCATTGTTCGGCGGCGGCGGGAAGCATTATAAAAATGTAAAGGCCAAAACCATGCTGCAGGAGAAAGATATTTTCGGCAAGGAGTTTTTGGTGAGCGATTCGCTTCCTTCCATCAAATGGGTGATGGGCTCCGAAAGCAAGAAAATAGGCAACTATACCTGCTACAAGGCTACGGCTGTGGTACCGGTGGATAAATCGAACATGATGAACTACCGTCCTAAAAAAGGCGCTGAAGAAGAATTGAAGAAGAAAAGCGAGGACGAGATGAAAAAGACCAACTTTATGGATATGGTAGAAATGCCGACCGAAAGGACAATAACCGCATGGTACACTCCCGAAATCCCGGTAAACCAGGGGCCGGCCAACTATTGGGGACTGCCGGGGCTTATCCTGGAGGTATCTGACGATAAAACGGTGTTGCTGTGTTCTAAAGTAGTGCTTAACCCTAAGGAAAAGTCGGAAATAAAAGCGCCAAAGAAAGGCGAAAAAGTTACCCAGGCCGAGTTTGCCGAAATCATGGCGAAAAAAATGCAGGAAATGCAGGAGATGGGTGGCGGCCCCGGTAGCGGCAGGAGGCGTTTTGGCGGATAA
- a CDS encoding GLPGLI family protein yields the protein MKHFFLFAAALASFTTNAQDFKGVAVYKSMTTMKDAVITVSGSSDPAMDAKLKEAFSKPIENEYILYFDKTASVYEEQAKLNAPKSGGAMSSASFGIGKKYKNLKDKATLEEMDMYGKEFLITDSLKAYDWKLESETKKIGNYNCYKATYTIKAKPPTEEEKKEMENKKVNILGDFLRKDIVVTAWYTPEIPVSHGPGDYWGLPGLILELNAASTTLLCTKVTLNPKEKIEIKTPKKGTKVTMKEFTDIMNKKAEEMQELYRPAPGSTKVTTTTITIGG from the coding sequence ATGAAACATTTTTTTCTTTTTGCAGCCGCACTGGCTTCTTTTACTACAAATGCCCAGGATTTTAAAGGTGTCGCCGTTTATAAATCGATGACCACAATGAAAGACGCCGTCATCACGGTAAGCGGCAGTTCAGACCCGGCAATGGATGCAAAGCTTAAGGAAGCTTTTTCCAAACCTATAGAGAATGAGTATATCCTTTATTTTGACAAAACGGCTTCGGTTTATGAAGAGCAAGCCAAACTAAATGCTCCCAAATCCGGTGGAGCAATGTCTTCTGCCTCGTTTGGTATAGGCAAAAAATACAAAAACCTGAAGGATAAGGCCACGCTTGAAGAAATGGATATGTACGGGAAAGAGTTTTTAATTACCGATTCTTTGAAGGCATACGATTGGAAACTGGAAAGCGAAACGAAAAAAATTGGTAATTATAACTGTTACAAGGCTACCTATACCATTAAGGCAAAGCCGCCTACGGAGGAAGAAAAAAAGGAGATGGAAAATAAGAAGGTAAATATACTTGGGGATTTTCTCAGAAAGGATATCGTAGTAACCGCATGGTATACACCGGAAATACCTGTGAGCCATGGACCGGGCGACTACTGGGGGCTGCCGGGACTGATACTGGAATTAAATGCAGCAAGCACCACGTTGCTGTGCACAAAAGTAACGCTCAACCCGAAAGAAAAAATTGAAATAAAAACGCCCAAAAAAGGCACCAAGGTTACCATGAAAGAGTTTACAGACATAATGAATAAGAAAGCTGAGGAAATGCAGGAGCTGTACCGTCCTGCACCCGGATCGACCAAAGTGACCACTACAACTATCACGATAGGAGGCTGA
- a CDS encoding GLPGLI family protein: MKKYLHCLIVLAAFSASAQDFRGTATYESKTSIDFSLSGGEPGSDEENQLPPELEAQLQEQLKKAFEKKYTLSFDKTASLYVEEEQLVPQTNQMVININNYEGGKQYKNLKDKSAITEHEVFGKEFLIMDSLHKYDWKLGSETKKIGIYTCYKATVTIKARPVPETVKAISLTDVPEKDKVITAWYTPEIPVSHGPGGYWGLPGLILEVNNGSTTLLCSKVVLNPKDKIEIKAPKKGTKVSRAEFDKIVEDKIRETQEMDEPAPGSNTTTTRRVIRIGG, from the coding sequence ATGAAAAAGTATTTACACTGCCTTATTGTATTGGCTGCATTTTCGGCTTCGGCACAAGATTTCAGGGGGACGGCTACCTATGAATCGAAAACCTCTATTGACTTCTCGTTATCAGGCGGGGAACCGGGTTCTGATGAAGAAAACCAGCTGCCTCCCGAACTGGAAGCCCAGTTGCAGGAACAGCTTAAAAAAGCTTTCGAGAAAAAATATACCCTGAGTTTTGATAAAACAGCTTCTCTTTATGTGGAAGAAGAGCAGCTGGTACCGCAAACGAATCAAATGGTAATAAACATAAACAATTACGAAGGGGGCAAGCAGTACAAAAACCTGAAAGATAAGAGCGCTATTACTGAACATGAAGTATTCGGCAAAGAGTTCCTTATTATGGATTCCCTCCACAAATACGACTGGAAGCTGGGAAGCGAAACCAAAAAGATAGGGATATATACCTGCTACAAAGCTACCGTTACGATCAAGGCGCGCCCTGTTCCCGAAACGGTCAAAGCAATTTCCCTGACCGATGTGCCGGAAAAAGATAAGGTTATCACGGCATGGTACACGCCTGAAATCCCGGTAAGCCACGGACCCGGTGGATATTGGGGCCTGCCGGGGCTTATCCTTGAAGTGAACAATGGTAGTACGACATTGCTTTGTTCGAAAGTAGTATTGAACCCGAAAGACAAAATAGAAATAAAAGCCCCGAAAAAAGGGACGAAAGTTTCGCGGGCCGAATTTGATAAAATAGTAGAAGATAAAATAAGAGAAACGCAGGAAATGGACGAGCCTGCGCCGGGATCCAATACCACCACTACCAGACGGGTAATCCGGATAGGGGGGTAA
- a CDS encoding carboxypeptidase-like regulatory domain-containing protein: MKKLLFALALLLSAFSYSQNIRYEGVLRDSIGTPLEMGNVMAVNKATNAMDSYSITNEAGKFQLVLSPNTQYILKASYIGFTPYEETITTGKENMVKLIVLKQGINMAELEIVHEMPVTIKGDTIVYNSDSFTNGTERKLEDVLKKLPGVEVDADGGIKVEGKSVSKLMVEGKDFFDGDTKLGVKNIPADAVSKVEVLRNYNEVNQLKGVTNNEDNIAMNIKLKDGKKNFWFGDMTAGASIGEGERYLVNPKIFYYSPKYSLNLIGNFNNTGELPLTMQDYFKFSGGFRNLMRKSGTSFNIGSNDLGLSLMRNNRAKQIETKFGAGNFSYNVTPKWSLSGFAIINSNKTQMETVSRSVLLDPVTGDPQTIQKSEQTSEQKSQFALLKLSSSYKPSANLQFDYDAFMKTSDQQEMSAQLSEVFPETSQSQDIYSNQKQKPFSFNQNVNLYYTLNDKNVFAFEAQHLYQDEDPLYNVNLANNPFPAGPSADPALSLGLQPATRYDISQERFIRTNKVDAKMDYYYMVTPKSNINFTLGNTYSFQNFNSAIFQTMDDGSENSLNDNTKNNVDYVFNDLFLGAHFRWITGSFEFNPGVTLHQYNVYNQQLGSKVENNFTRLLPDVFAQYNIRKSERLTYNYNMTTSFTDVADFARGLVLNSYKSLFQGNRYLQNGLYQNHSLNYFKYNMFNFTQLYGTVNYSYQMDAIKNLSAFSGINQVGTMENSPYADQAFSAYAGYNRSFARFYKVSTSASVNWSKFNNFRFNPGTGDGSVSIANSLRQVNEQFTQSYTGSFATNYKTLPNIEVGYSLSVNDYSSNKFYNHKPFANISYYFWDAFTVRADYEYNHYFNSDKTSDNEYDFLNADIMYRKKNSKWEFKVGGTNLLNTRSLNDDSFNQFSTFTSRYRVQPRYLLLTVKYDL, encoded by the coding sequence ATGAAGAAATTATTATTTGCCTTAGCCTTATTGCTATCTGCCTTTTCGTATTCACAAAACATACGCTACGAGGGTGTCCTGAGGGATTCTATCGGTACACCGCTCGAAATGGGGAACGTTATGGCTGTGAATAAAGCAACCAACGCGATGGACTCCTATTCTATCACTAACGAAGCAGGTAAATTCCAGCTCGTACTCAGCCCCAACACCCAGTATATTTTAAAAGCAAGTTACATAGGCTTTACACCCTATGAGGAAACGATTACCACAGGAAAGGAGAATATGGTAAAGCTTATTGTGCTGAAGCAGGGGATCAACATGGCCGAGCTGGAGATAGTGCATGAAATGCCGGTAACGATAAAGGGTGATACGATAGTTTATAATTCCGATTCGTTTACCAACGGCACTGAGCGTAAGTTGGAAGATGTGCTTAAAAAGCTTCCGGGTGTTGAGGTTGATGCCGACGGCGGCATCAAGGTAGAAGGCAAAAGCGTATCGAAGCTTATGGTGGAAGGCAAGGATTTCTTTGATGGCGATACCAAACTTGGCGTAAAGAACATCCCCGCCGACGCCGTGAGCAAGGTGGAGGTACTGCGAAATTACAACGAGGTAAACCAGTTGAAGGGCGTGACCAATAACGAGGATAACATTGCCATGAACATCAAACTGAAGGACGGCAAGAAGAACTTCTGGTTTGGCGACATGACGGCTGGTGCCAGTATTGGGGAAGGTGAACGATATCTTGTCAATCCCAAGATATTTTATTACAGCCCCAAATACAGCCTCAACCTTATCGGCAATTTCAACAATACAGGAGAGCTGCCGCTTACCATGCAGGATTACTTTAAGTTCAGCGGCGGGTTCCGTAACCTGATGCGGAAAAGCGGTACATCGTTTAATATCGGGTCGAACGACCTGGGCCTTTCGCTGATGCGGAACAACAGGGCAAAGCAGATCGAAACTAAATTCGGGGCAGGAAATTTCAGCTATAATGTTACTCCAAAATGGTCACTCAGCGGATTTGCCATCATCAATTCCAACAAGACACAGATGGAGACCGTGAGCCGCAGTGTATTGCTGGATCCTGTGACGGGCGACCCGCAGACTATACAAAAAAGTGAGCAGACATCAGAACAAAAAAGCCAGTTCGCCCTTTTAAAACTGAGCTCCAGCTACAAGCCGAGCGCCAACCTGCAATTTGATTATGATGCCTTCATGAAAACGTCTGACCAGCAGGAGATGTCGGCGCAGCTTTCGGAGGTTTTTCCGGAAACATCGCAAAGCCAGGATATTTATTCCAACCAAAAGCAAAAGCCATTCTCGTTCAACCAAAACGTAAACCTGTATTATACGCTTAACGATAAGAATGTATTTGCCTTCGAAGCACAGCACCTGTACCAGGATGAGGACCCGCTTTATAATGTCAACCTTGCTAACAACCCTTTCCCTGCCGGGCCTTCGGCTGACCCAGCATTATCATTAGGCCTGCAGCCTGCCACACGCTACGACATTTCGCAGGAGCGTTTTATTCGCACCAATAAGGTTGATGCCAAGATGGATTATTACTACATGGTAACACCAAAAAGCAACATTAACTTTACGCTGGGCAATACCTATTCGTTCCAGAATTTCAACTCTGCTATTTTCCAGACAATGGATGACGGCTCAGAGAACAGCCTGAACGACAACACGAAAAACAATGTGGATTATGTTTTCAACGACCTCTTTCTCGGGGCACATTTTCGTTGGATTACCGGCAGCTTTGAGTTCAATCCGGGGGTAACGCTGCACCAGTATAATGTATATAACCAGCAGCTGGGCAGTAAGGTAGAGAATAACTTTACAAGGCTGCTGCCGGACGTTTTCGCGCAATACAACATCAGGAAATCGGAGCGCCTTACCTACAATTACAATATGACCACCAGCTTTACCGATGTGGCCGATTTTGCCCGCGGGCTGGTGCTAAACAGCTATAAATCGTTATTCCAGGGGAACCGCTACCTGCAAAACGGCCTGTACCAAAACCACTCGCTCAACTACTTTAAGTACAATATGTTCAATTTTACACAGCTTTATGGGACAGTTAATTACAGCTACCAGATGGATGCGATAAAGAACCTCTCGGCATTCAGCGGTATCAACCAGGTGGGTACGATGGAGAATTCGCCCTATGCCGACCAGGCATTTTCGGCCTATGCCGGCTACAACAGGAGCTTTGCCCGTTTTTATAAAGTGTCCACAAGCGCGTCGGTAAACTGGAGCAAGTTCAACAACTTCAGGTTTAACCCCGGTACAGGCGACGGATCGGTAAGCATAGCCAACTCACTAAGGCAGGTAAACGAGCAGTTCACGCAAAGCTATACCGGCAGCTTTGCTACCAATTATAAAACGCTGCCGAATATAGAGGTAGGCTACTCCCTTAGCGTGAACGATTACAGCAGCAACAAGTTTTATAACCACAAGCCGTTTGCCAACATCAGCTATTACTTTTGGGATGCCTTTACCGTAAGGGCCGATTATGAGTATAACCACTATTTCAACAGCGATAAGACCAGCGATAACGAGTATGACTTCCTTAATGCCGACATTATGTACCGCAAAAAAAACAGTAAATGGGAATTTAAAGTGGGCGGTACCAACCTCCTCAATACCAGGTCGCTTAATGATGACAGCTTTAACCAGTTCTCGACCTTTACCTCCCGCTACAGGGTACAGCCAAGATATTTGTTATTGACGGTGAAGTATGATTTGTAA
- the metK gene encoding methionine adenosyltransferase: protein MAYLFTSESVSEGHPDKVADQISDALIDNFLAFDPESKVACETLVTTGQVILAGEVKSKIYLDVQQIAREVIRKIGYTKSEYMFEANSCGVLSAIHEQSQDINQGVDRQNKEDQGAGDQGMMFGYATNETADYMPLALNLSHNLLRELAELRRENNEIKYLRPDAKSQVTLEYDDNNKPVRIDAIVISTQHDDFDEEQAMLAKIKKDIIEILVPRIVAKYPQYAHLFNDNIEYHINPTGKFVIGGPHGDTGLTGRKIIVDTYGGKGAHGGGAFSGKDPSKVDRSAAYATRHIAKNLVAAGVAEEILVQVSYAIGVAKPMGIYINTYGTSKLNLTDGEIAAKVEELFDMRPYFIEQRLKLRNPIYSETAAYGHMGRNPETVTKTFKSPNGETKEVTVELFTWEKLDYVDKVKAAFGI, encoded by the coding sequence ATGGCATATTTATTTACGTCAGAGTCAGTGAGCGAAGGGCATCCTGACAAAGTTGCTGACCAGATCTCGGATGCATTAATTGATAACTTCCTGGCTTTTGACCCGGAGTCTAAAGTGGCGTGTGAAACCCTTGTAACTACCGGGCAGGTAATACTTGCAGGCGAGGTAAAATCTAAAATATACCTCGACGTACAGCAGATAGCGCGCGAAGTCATCCGTAAAATAGGGTACACTAAGAGCGAATATATGTTTGAAGCCAACTCGTGCGGTGTGCTTTCGGCCATCCATGAGCAGTCGCAGGACATCAACCAGGGTGTTGACCGCCAGAACAAAGAAGACCAGGGCGCGGGAGACCAGGGCATGATGTTTGGCTATGCTACCAACGAAACTGCCGACTATATGCCGCTGGCGCTGAACCTGTCGCACAATCTTCTTCGTGAACTTGCAGAGCTTCGCCGCGAGAACAACGAGATCAAATACCTTCGCCCGGATGCCAAAAGCCAGGTAACGCTGGAGTATGACGACAATAATAAGCCGGTGCGTATTGATGCGATTGTAATCTCTACACAGCATGATGATTTCGACGAAGAGCAGGCTATGCTTGCCAAAATCAAAAAAGACATTATTGAAATACTTGTACCGAGGATCGTTGCCAAATATCCGCAGTACGCCCACCTTTTCAATGACAATATAGAGTACCACATCAACCCTACCGGCAAGTTCGTAATTGGCGGTCCTCACGGGGATACCGGCCTTACCGGAAGGAAGATCATTGTAGATACTTACGGTGGTAAAGGAGCCCACGGTGGTGGCGCTTTCTCGGGCAAAGACCCAAGTAAGGTAGACCGCAGCGCTGCCTATGCCACACGCCACATTGCCAAAAACCTTGTAGCCGCAGGTGTAGCCGAAGAGATACTGGTACAGGTATCCTACGCTATCGGGGTAGCCAAGCCAATGGGTATCTATATCAATACCTACGGCACTTCTAAGCTAAACCTTACCGATGGCGAGATCGCTGCCAAAGTAGAGGAACTATTCGACATGCGCCCTTACTTTATCGAGCAACGCCTGAAGCTAAGAAACCCTATCTACAGCGAAACAGCTGCTTACGGGCACATGGGCCGCAACCCGGAAACCGTAACCAAAACCTTCAAATCGCCAAATGGTGAAACGAAAGAAGTAACTGTAGAACTTTTCACATGGGAAAAACTGGATTATGTGGATAAAGTGAAAGCTGCTTTCGGGATATAA
- a CDS encoding OsmC family protein, whose amino-acid sequence MKNQINVLGYTGNNSQFVVKTLNANLRFNQNEKYPELEGPNPYEYILAGFAGCINALGQEVAAEQGIALRSLQIEITGSMETHEAGTRKPRPGFKNIEITLKPAATAPLEALQAWMKEVQFRSPVYDTLVNNTPVNLSLYKEYTYNYN is encoded by the coding sequence ATGAAAAATCAAATTAACGTACTTGGCTACACCGGCAACAACAGCCAGTTTGTCGTAAAGACGCTCAATGCCAACCTGAGATTCAACCAGAATGAAAAATATCCCGAGCTCGAAGGGCCGAATCCGTATGAATATATCCTTGCGGGCTTTGCCGGATGCATTAATGCGCTGGGACAGGAAGTAGCGGCAGAGCAGGGGATAGCCCTTCGCTCATTGCAGATCGAGATAACCGGCAGCATGGAAACTCACGAGGCAGGCACACGCAAGCCAAGGCCGGGTTTTAAAAATATAGAGATTACGCTCAAGCCCGCCGCAACCGCTCCGCTCGAAGCGCTGCAGGCCTGGATGAAGGAAGTGCAGTTCCGCAGCCCTGTTTATGATACGCTGGTGAACAACACGCCCGTAAACCTCTCGCTTTACAAGGAGTACACGTATAATTATAATTAA
- a CDS encoding homocysteine S-methyltransferase family protein yields MSKIEEAIKNRILVLDGAMGTMLQRHNFSEEDFRGERFKDFPHPLKGNNDLLSLTQPEAVKDVHRQYFAAGADIVETNTFSGTTIGMADYHMEHLVYELNYESAKIAREAANEFTDRPRFVAGSIGPTNRTASMSPDVNDPGFRAVTFDDLLIAYKEQVKALIDGGVDVLLVETIFDTLNAKAALFAIEEVKDELGINMPVMVSGTITDASGRTLSGQTVEAFLISISHLPLLSVGFNCALGADQLKPYLKRLAHNTSFSISAHPNAGLPNAFGEYDQTPAEMQQLIKEYLDDNLINIIGGCCGTTPEHIRLIADVSKNYKPRKAEVEL; encoded by the coding sequence ATGTCAAAAATAGAAGAAGCAATAAAAAACCGAATTCTCGTACTCGACGGCGCTATGGGTACCATGCTGCAACGCCATAATTTCTCGGAAGAAGATTTTCGCGGGGAGCGCTTTAAGGATTTCCCGCATCCGCTAAAGGGCAACAATGACCTGCTGTCCCTTACCCAGCCTGAAGCAGTGAAAGATGTACACCGCCAGTACTTTGCCGCCGGTGCCGATATTGTGGAGACTAACACTTTTTCAGGAACCACCATTGGCATGGCCGATTACCACATGGAACATTTAGTATATGAACTCAATTATGAGTCAGCCAAAATAGCCCGTGAGGCAGCCAATGAATTTACCGACAGGCCACGCTTTGTGGCCGGCTCTATAGGGCCGACCAACCGTACCGCCAGCATGAGTCCTGATGTGAACGACCCCGGCTTTCGCGCCGTGACATTTGACGACCTGCTCATTGCCTACAAAGAACAGGTAAAAGCCCTGATAGATGGCGGGGTAGATGTGCTTTTGGTGGAAACCATATTTGATACGCTGAATGCCAAAGCCGCCCTTTTCGCCATTGAGGAAGTGAAGGACGAACTGGGCATCAACATGCCCGTGATGGTGAGCGGCACGATTACCGATGCTTCGGGACGCACGCTTTCAGGGCAAACCGTTGAGGCTTTTCTTATTTCGATATCGCACCTGCCGTTATTAAGCGTAGGCTTCAACTGTGCCCTTGGTGCCGACCAGCTTAAGCCGTACCTGAAACGCCTGGCGCATAACACTTCGTTCAGCATATCGGCACACCCAAATGCGGGACTGCCCAACGCCTTTGGCGAATACGACCAGACCCCCGCGGAAATGCAGCAGCTGATAAAAGAATATTTAGATGATAATTTAATAAATATAATAGGAGGCTGTTGCGGGACAACGCCGGAGCACATTCGTTTAATCGCAGATGTGTCAAAAAATTATAAACCAAGAAAAGCGGAGGTTGAATTATAA
- the metH gene encoding methionine synthase — MTDKNRYLRLSGLEPLIVTAESNFINVGERTNVTGSRKFLRLIKEEKYEEALDVARAQVEGGAQIIDINMDEGMLDGVYAMTKFLNLIAAEPDIARVPVMIDSSKWEIIEAGLKVTQGKSVVNSISLKEGEAAFIDHAKKVKRYGAAVIVMAFDEEGQADTYQRRIDICKRSYDILVDKVGFPPEDIIFDPNIFPVATGMEEHRTNALDFFLATKWIRTNLPYAHVSGGVSNVSFSFRGNDKVREAMHSAFLYHAIQHGMDMGIVNPEMLEVYDEIDKELLEHVEDVLLDRRDDATERLLAFAENVKGSNSPLLGRGGGGEAEWRSLTVQERITHALVKGIDEFIETDVEEARQLASKPIEVIEINLMAGMNVVGDLFGSGKMFLPQVVKSARVMKKAVAYLLPFIEKGKGGKSSSAGKVLMATVKGDVHDIGKNIVAVVLGCNNFEIIDLGVMVPPEKIIETAVREQVDIIGLSGLITPSLDEMVYLAKEMDKLNISIPIMIGGATTSRAHTAVKIAPQYRETVVHVNDASRAVTVAGNLLNTNTKLDYSRSLREEYDKLREGYLNRSRDKDFLTIEEARKNKLQLEFDPVKPNFIGIQTIYPKLEELVPYIDWTPFFQTWDLHGKYPAILTDGVVGEQAQILFEDAQKMLKQIVEENWFDAKGIYGIFPANNVNDDDIEVAPPAPEGGASHSATIVVNEFTSGAPLSGAGGAVFLTLRQQSKKTAGAPNIALADFVAPKGSGKQDYIGAFAVTTGFGVDEKAAEFEKSHDDYNSIMAKALGDRLAEAFAEYLHEKIRKEIWGYASDENLSNDHLIKEDYQGIRPAPGYPACPDHLEKNTIWQLLDVENQIGVKLTESLAMWPAASVSGYYFAHPQSKYFGLGKIKEDQVADYAKRRNISTEEATKWLNPNIAD, encoded by the coding sequence ATGACAGATAAGAATAGATATTTGAGACTATCGGGGCTTGAGCCGCTGATTGTAACGGCGGAAAGTAACTTTATTAACGTTGGCGAACGTACCAATGTTACCGGTTCCCGTAAGTTCCTGCGCCTTATAAAAGAAGAAAAATACGAGGAAGCGCTGGATGTTGCCCGTGCGCAGGTAGAAGGCGGCGCACAGATCATCGACATCAACATGGACGAAGGGATGCTCGACGGTGTATATGCTATGACAAAGTTCCTTAACCTTATTGCAGCCGAACCGGATATTGCCCGTGTGCCCGTGATGATCGACAGCTCCAAGTGGGAGATCATTGAGGCGGGGCTTAAGGTAACGCAGGGTAAGAGTGTAGTGAATTCCATCAGCCTGAAAGAAGGCGAGGCTGCGTTCATCGATCATGCCAAAAAAGTAAAACGTTACGGGGCGGCAGTTATCGTAATGGCTTTCGACGAAGAAGGCCAGGCGGACACCTACCAAAGGCGCATCGATATCTGTAAACGTTCCTATGATATATTAGTGGACAAAGTAGGCTTCCCACCTGAAGATATTATTTTCGACCCCAACATATTCCCCGTGGCGACCGGGATGGAAGAGCACCGCACCAATGCGCTCGACTTTTTCCTGGCCACCAAATGGATACGCACCAACCTGCCCTATGCCCACGTGAGCGGTGGTGTGAGCAATGTATCGTTCTCCTTCCGCGGGAATGATAAAGTGCGCGAGGCCATGCATTCGGCTTTCCTGTACCACGCTATACAGCACGGCATGGATATGGGTATCGTAAACCCCGAAATGCTCGAGGTGTACGACGAGATTGACAAAGAACTACTGGAACACGTAGAAGACGTACTCCTCGACCGCCGCGATGATGCTACCGAACGCCTTCTGGCTTTCGCCGAAAATGTAAAAGGCTCCAACTCCCCTCTCCTTGGGAGAGGGGGCGGGGGTGAGGCCGAATGGCGCTCGCTTACGGTACAGGAACGTATCACCCATGCCCTGGTAAAAGGTATTGACGAGTTCATAGAAACAGATGTCGAGGAAGCGCGTCAACTCGCATCCAAACCCATTGAAGTTATCGAGATAAACCTGATGGCAGGCATGAATGTGGTAGGCGACCTTTTCGGTAGTGGCAAGATGTTCCTGCCGCAGGTGGTGAAATCGGCACGGGTAATGAAAAAAGCGGTAGCGTATCTTTTACCGTTCATTGAAAAGGGAAAAGGCGGGAAAAGTTCTTCTGCGGGAAAAGTGCTAATGGCAACCGTAAAAGGCGACGTCCACGACATCGGTAAAAATATCGTTGCAGTTGTTTTGGGCTGCAACAATTTCGAGATCATCGATCTTGGCGTAATGGTGCCACCGGAAAAAATAATTGAAACGGCAGTCCGTGAACAGGTGGATATCATTGGCCTTAGCGGATTGATAACACCATCGCTTGACGAAATGGTGTATCTCGCCAAAGAAATGGACAAGCTCAATATCAGCATCCCAATCATGATAGGGGGGGCGACCACTTCGCGTGCCCATACTGCCGTGAAGATCGCTCCGCAATACCGTGAAACAGTGGTGCATGTAAATGACGCTTCCCGTGCAGTTACCGTAGCGGGCAACCTTTTGAACACAAACACAAAACTGGATTACTCGAGATCGCTTCGCGAAGAATACGACAAGCTGCGCGAAGGTTACCTGAACCGCTCACGCGACAAGGATTTCCTTACGATTGAAGAAGCACGGAAAAACAAGCTGCAACTGGAGTTCGATCCGGTGAAGCCTAACTTTATTGGCATACAAACCATTTATCCAAAGCTAGAAGAGCTCGTGCCTTACATCGACTGGACTCCTTTTTTCCAGACGTGGGACCTGCATGGCAAGTACCCCGCTATATTAACCGATGGTGTTGTAGGCGAACAGGCTCAGATACTTTTTGAGGATGCGCAAAAGATGCTGAAGCAGATCGTGGAGGAGAATTGGTTTGATGCCAAAGGAATCTATGGAATATTCCCGGCAAATAATGTGAATGATGATGATATTGAGGTAGCCCCCCCCGCCCCCGAAGGGGGAGCTTCCCACTCAGCCACAATAGTAGTTAACGAGTTTACGTCAGGAGCTCCCCTTTCGGGGGCGGGGGGGGCTGTTTTCCTGACCTTACGCCAGCAATCCAAAAAAACCGCAGGCGCACCAAACATTGCCTTAGCCGACTTTGTTGCGCCAAAAGGTTCCGGCAAGCAGGATTATATAGGTGCCTTTGCAGTGACTACCGGTTTTGGCGTGGATGAAAAAGCCGCTGAGTTTGAAAAAAGCCACGACGATTATAATTCCATTATGGCAAAAGCGTTGGGCGACCGTTTGGCTGAGGCTTTCGCTGAATATTTGCATGAAAAAATCCGTAAAGAAATATGGGGATATGCCTCGGACGAAAATCTTTCAAATGATCATCTGATAAAAGAAGACTACCAGGGCATCCGTCCGGCGCCGGGCTATCCCGCCTGCCCTGACCATTTGGAGAAAAATACTATTTGGCAGCTGCTGGATGTAGAGAACCAAATCGGCGTAAAGCTTACCGAAAGCCTTGCCATGTGGCCTGCCGCTTCGGTGTCGGGATATTATTTTGCCCATCCGCAAAGCAAATATTTCGGCCTCGGCAAAATAAAAGAAGACCAGGTAGCCGACTATGCCAAACGAAGAAACATAAGCACAGAAGAAGCCACAAAATGGCTCAATCCTAATATAGCAGATTAG